A DNA window from Coffea arabica cultivar ET-39 chromosome 6c, Coffea Arabica ET-39 HiFi, whole genome shotgun sequence contains the following coding sequences:
- the LOC140008784 gene encoding uncharacterized protein produces MENDEIVRGRGKNKCFWTGEEVKVLIESLQELACDPMWKSDGGFKNNYMSELLKIILRKQPTFTKQVSPHIESKVKWLKNRFHAIVEMCKESGCSWNDAEKKISCEKQWYDDWCKTHKDAKGLWDVKFPYLGDLEIVYGRDRATGNVAEDIAQAVQDMEDVQNLEEGDEGLDAMSNSDNDKVEEDEVNSMEQSTQPSSTSTRNSKKQKKQSPPIANVSKKMKSASTTRGDLDASLQLLTSKFGDFVEGIQANFTTMAAAMSNEDKREQLVSDRRDQVVAELMKLALPSGDVMNAADILSE; encoded by the exons ATGGAGAATGATGAAATTGTACGTGGAAGAGGGAAAAATAAATGTTTTTGGACTGGTGAAGAGGTAAAAGTGCTCATAGAATCATTGCAAGAGTTGGCTTGTGATCCAATGTGGAAATCAGATGGaggatttaaaaataattatatgagCGAATTGCTTAAAATTATCTTGCGTAAGCAACCTACTTTTACCAAACAAGTCAGCCCACATATTGAATCAAAAGTTaagtggctgaaaaataggttcCATGCAATTGTTGAAATGTGCAAAGAAAGTGGTTGTAGTTGGAATGATGCTGAGAAAAAGATTTCTTGTGAAAAACAGTGGTATGATGATTGGTGCAAG ACTCATAAGGATGCGAAGGGCCTTTGGGATGTCAAATTTCCATATTTAGGAGATCTTGAAATTGTATATGGAAGAGACAGAGCCACTGGAAATGTTGCTGAAGATATTGCACAAGCTGTCCAAGATATGGAAGATGTCCAAAATTTGGAGGAAGGAGATGAAGGGCTTGATGCTATGTCAAACTCGGATAATGATAAGGTAGAAGAAGATGAAGTAAATTCCATGGAGCAATCAACTCAACCAAGCTcaacaagtacaagaaattccaagaaacaaaagaaacaatccCCTCCCATTGCAAATgtgtcaaaaaaaatgaaatctgcATCAACAACAAGGGGTGATCTTGATGCATCATTGCAACTTCTCACCAGCAAATTTGGAGATTTCGTTGAGGGAATTCAAGCTAATTTCACAACTATGGCAGCAGCCATGTCAAATGAGGATAAACGTGAGCAATTGGTCTCCGATAGAAGAGATCAAGTTGTTGCTGAGTTAATGAAACTTGCTTTACCGAGTGGAGATGTAATGAATGCAGCCGACATACTTTCGGAGTAG
- the LOC140008785 gene encoding protein ALP1-like, with the protein MPRLPIENRRRKKYRGQSQILSGMIMVVIALFMMWYQLIFIHLKSRRRQIKSKEEKVTERMQHLFNLTRESDAYCISELRMDRRTFGILCEMIRDTGGLKATRNMSIEEIVAMFVYVLAHHKKSRTICGLFWRSRETVSRQFNLCLLAVLKLHTILLKKPEPITENCTDERWKCFKNCLGALDGTLIDVTPPTEQKSRYRTRKGSIATNVLGVCSPNMQFIYVLPGWEGSAHDGRVLRNAISRPNGLRIPQGCYYLVDAGYCNADGFLAPYRGQRYHLNEFNGYRPQRPEEYFNMKHFKARNIIERCFGLLKGRWKILASPSFFPIQTQVRIIMACCLLHNLIRKFMTFDPQELLQSEENESEDENSDEEVEHISTILPSDQWANFRNNLALEMFDNWRAGLSI; encoded by the exons ATGCCACGTTTGCCTATTGAAAACAGAAGACGCAAAAAATATCGAGGGCAAAGCCAGATTTTATCAGGAATGATAATGGTTGTTATTGCACTGTTTATGATGTGGTACCAGTTAATATTCATACATCTCAAAAGTAGAAGACgccaaataaaatcaaaagaagaaaaagtcacTGAGCGCATGCAACACTTATTCAATTTGACTAGGGAGAGTGATGCTTATTGTATTAGCGAACTTCGTATGGATAGACGAACATTTGGGATATTATGTGAAATGATTAGAGACACTGGAGGTTTGAAAGCTACAAGAAACATGTCAATAGAAGAAATTGTTGCCATGTTTGTGTATGTTTTGGCTCACCACAAGAAAAGTAGAACAATTTGTGGTCTATTTTGGAGAAGTAGAGAAACGGTGAGTCGTCAATTTAATCTTTGCCTCCTAGCAGTTTTGAAATTGCATACTATATTACTTAAGAAGCCTGAGCCTATTACCGAAAATTGCACAGATGAGAGATGGAAATGTTTTAAG AATTGTTTGGGTGCCTTAGATGGGACATTAATAGATGTGACACCACCCACCGAACAAAAATCAAGATACCGAACGAGAAAAGGAAGTATTGCAACAAATGTATTAGGGGTTTGTTCTCCTAATATGCAATTTATCTATGTCTTGCCTGGTTGGGAAGGTTCGGCACATGATGGTCGTGTGCTTCGAAATGCTATCTCTAGACCAAATGGTCTTAGAATCccacaag GTTGTTATTACTTGGTGGATGCTGGATATTGTAATGCTGATGGATTTCTTGCCCCTTATCGAGGGCAAAGATATCACCTTAATGAATTCAATGGTTATCGACCACAAAGACCAGAGGAATATTTCAACATGAAACATTTTAAAGCTAGAAATATCATAGAAAGATGTTTTGGATTGCTAAAAGGAAGGTGGAAGATTCTAGCATCCccttcattttttccaattcaaaCACAAGTGCGAATAATTATGGCATGTTGTCTGCTGCACAACTTGATAAGGAAGTTCATGACTTTTGATCCACAAGAATTACTACaaagtgaagaaaatgaaagtgaagaTGAAAACAGTGATGAAGAAGTAGAGCACATATCCACTATTTTGCCAAGTGATCAATGGGCAAATTTTAGAAATAATTTAGCACTTGAAATGTTTGACAATTGGAGGGCTGGACTTAGTATTTAG